The Buchnera aphidicola (Takecallis arundicolens) genome has a window encoding:
- the dnaQ gene encoding DNA polymerase III subunit epsilon, with translation MNNKIDRKIALDIETTGLNNSGLLYKNHKIIEIGAIEIINRKITNNKFHVYINPEREINNEAFKIHGISNKFLIDKPLFSDIYLKLIAYISNSDIIAHNANFDISFINYEIKKLNKNFKTINKFCKVIDTLEIARNIFPGKKNNLDALCNRYEINNNSRKIHSAVLDAFLVAKIYLRMTCLQKQIQLDNITSLTDFKKEFDYNLKIKLNILKATNSEKKKHKRYLKYMEKLGNCLWMN, from the coding sequence ATGAATAATAAAATTGATAGAAAAATTGCTTTGGATATTGAAACAACTGGATTAAATAATTCAGGATTGTTATATAAAAATCATAAAATTATAGAAATTGGAGCTATAGAAATAATAAATAGGAAAATTACTAATAATAAATTTCATGTTTATATAAATCCTGAAAGAGAAATTAATAATGAAGCTTTCAAAATTCATGGAATATCAAATAAATTTTTAATTGATAAACCTTTATTTTCAGATATATATTTAAAATTGATTGCATATATTTCAAATTCGGATATTATTGCGCATAATGCAAATTTTGATATTTCATTTATAAATTATGAAATTAAAAAATTAAATAAAAATTTTAAAACTATTAATAAATTTTGTAAAGTAATTGATACTCTTGAAATTGCACGAAATATTTTTCCAGGAAAAAAAAATAATTTAGATGCTTTATGTAATCGATATGAAATAAATAATAATAGTAGAAAAATACATAGCGCTGTACTGGATGCATTTTTAGTTGCAAAAATATATTTGAGAATGACTTGTTTACAAAAACAAATTCAATTGGATAACATAACAAGTTTAACTGATTTTAAAAAAGAATTTGATTATAATTTAAAAATTAAATTAAATATTTTAAAAGCTACTAATTCTGAAAAAAAAAAGCATAAAAGATATCTTAAATATATGGAAAAATTAGGTAATTGTTTATGGATGAATTAA
- the gpt gene encoding xanthine phosphoribosyltransferase: MNKKHIVTWDMLQIYTKKLAYKVMNIRPWQNIIAVSRGGLIPAALLARELSIRHVDTICISSYNYHSLKKIKLIKKSNLTSSNVIIIDDLVDTGGTAKLIRKMYPKAYFVTIFAKPHGLTLVDKYIIDIPQNVWIEQPWDTAISYIAPLIAESKIV; this comes from the coding sequence ATGAATAAGAAACATATCGTTACATGGGATATGCTACAAATATATACTAAAAAATTAGCTTATAAAGTCATGAATATTAGACCGTGGCAAAATATTATTGCTGTCAGTCGAGGTGGTTTAATACCTGCAGCTTTATTAGCAAGAGAGTTAAGTATTCGTCATGTGGATACTATTTGTATATCTAGTTACAATTACCATTCTTTAAAAAAAATTAAATTGATTAAAAAATCTAATTTAACAAGTTCGAATGTTATTATTATAGATGATTTAGTTGATACAGGTGGTACAGCTAAATTAATCCGAAAAATGTATCCTAAAGCATATTTTGTAACTATTTTTGCAAAACCACATGGTCTAACATTGGTTGACAAATATATTATAGATATTCCACAAAATGTTTGGATTGAACAACCTTGGGATACAGCAATATCATATATTGCTCCATTAATTGCGGAATCTAAAATTGTATAA
- a CDS encoding nucleotide exchange factor GrpE: MRTQIDHLKNLILDEKKKISFIKKLSEKNVKILLNRIKKDIQNVHKYSLANTIFSILSDIDSLEKSFTLSLENNNFNFITADLKKILKIFDDLFKKYNITIINDINVVFDPSMHQAISVSDLHNTKPNYIITVMQKGYKLHERILRPAMVVVSK, translated from the coding sequence ATGAGAACACAAATTGATCATTTAAAAAATTTAATATTAGACGAAAAGAAAAAAATATCTTTTATTAAAAAACTATCTGAAAAAAACGTTAAAATTTTGTTAAATAGAATCAAAAAAGATATACAGAACGTTCATAAATATTCTTTAGCAAATACTATTTTTTCAATATTATCTGATATTGATAGTTTAGAAAAATCATTTACTTTATCATTAGAGAATAATAATTTTAATTTTATTACTGCAGATTTAAAAAAAATATTAAAAATATTTGATGACTTATTTAAAAAATATAATATTACTATTATTAATGATATTAATGTTGTATTTGATCCTTCAATGCATCAAGCAATTTCGGTATCAGATTTACATAATACTAAGCCAAATTATATTATTACAGTTATGCAAAAAGGATATAAATTACATGAACGTATTTTACGTCCTGCAATGGTTGTAGTATCAAAATAG
- the tadA gene encoding tRNA adenosine(34) deaminase TadA: MHINHSKNVSFLDNTQDQLWMQYALLLANQAKYHGEVPVGAVLVFDGYLVGSGFNCSIKNHDPTAHAEIIALKEGGQILKNYRLKHTTLYVTLEPCIMCLGAIIHSRISRLVIGTKHTFKKEQEYNTTYIFNKLKNKITIDESMFFKKCTFLIKDFFKKKRN, encoded by the coding sequence ATGCATATTAACCATTCTAAAAATGTTAGTTTTTTAGATAATACTCAAGATCAATTATGGATGCAATATGCTTTACTTTTAGCAAATCAAGCAAAATACCATGGTGAAGTTCCAGTAGGTGCTGTTTTAGTGTTTGATGGTTATCTTGTTGGTTCTGGATTTAATTGTTCTATCAAAAATCATGATCCAACAGCACATGCAGAAATTATTGCTTTAAAAGAAGGTGGACAAATTTTAAAAAATTATCGTTTAAAACATACTACATTATATGTTACATTAGAGCCATGTATTATGTGTTTAGGGGCTATTATACATAGCCGTATTTCAAGATTAGTGATAGGAACAAAACATACATTTAAAAAAGAGCAGGAATATAATACTACATATATTTTTAATAAGTTAAAAAATAAAATTACAATTGATGAATCTATGTTTTTTAAAAAATGTACATTTTTAATAAAGGACTTTTTTAAAAAAAAAAGAAATTAA
- the acpS gene encoding holo-ACP synthase produces MSIIGIGCDIIYLQRIKKIINIFGMRFAKRILSPKELSKFLNIKNKSSFIAKRFAVKEALFKSLGFGIRNDIKFKNFELIHNKLGKPKLVFLKQAKKILIKKNIKSIHVSISDEKQHIFAVVILEN; encoded by the coding sequence ATGTCAATCATAGGAATTGGATGTGATATTATTTATTTACAAAGAATAAAAAAAATAATTAATATTTTTGGTATGAGATTTGCAAAACGAATTTTATCACCTAAAGAATTAAGTAAATTTTTAAATATTAAGAATAAATCAAGTTTTATTGCTAAACGTTTTGCTGTAAAAGAAGCATTATTTAAATCTTTAGGTTTTGGTATAAGAAATGATATCAAATTTAAAAATTTTGAATTAATACATAATAAACTTGGAAAACCAAAGCTTGTTTTTTTAAAACAAGCTAAAAAAATTTTAATAAAAAAAAATATTAAATCTATTCATGTTAGTATTAGTGATGAAAAACAACACATTTTTGCTGTAGTAATTTTAGAAAATTAA
- the era gene encoding GTPase Era: protein MKKDITYCGYIGIVGRTNVGKSSILNQLIGRKISITSHKSGTTQKNIVGIHTIKQHQCIYIDTPGIEIDRKNLEKNLFQNKYCMQLIIFVINKTKWLQLEDIILQKIKKFFIPIILIINKIDHIKNKTQLLPFINLIHKKHQFLSIIPISAKTGKNINILSNTISNNLPKSKYIFLQNNITIHSKEFIICEIIREKLIRLLNQEIPYLIKVQIERYWINSCGIHCIYAIILSQNIRQKKIIIGKNGNKIKKCYLLAKHDIQKYLNKKIILTLNIKTVKA from the coding sequence ATGAAAAAAGATATTACATATTGCGGATACATTGGTATTGTTGGACGAACAAATGTTGGTAAATCTAGTATTTTAAATCAATTAATTGGTCGTAAAATATCAATAACATCACATAAATCTGGTACAACTCAAAAAAATATTGTTGGTATACATACTATAAAACAACACCAATGTATATATATCGATACTCCTGGAATTGAAATTGATAGAAAAAATTTAGAAAAAAATTTATTCCAAAATAAATATTGCATGCAATTAATTATTTTTGTTATTAATAAAACAAAATGGTTACAATTAGAAGATATTATCTTACAAAAAATAAAAAAATTTTTTATACCAATAATTTTAATAATTAATAAAATTGATCATATTAAAAATAAAACACAACTTTTACCTTTTATTAACTTAATCCATAAAAAACATCAATTTTTATCAATTATACCAATTTCTGCTAAAACTGGAAAAAATATTAATATATTATCAAATACTATATCAAATAATTTACCAAAATCAAAATATATTTTTTTACAAAATAATATTACAATACATTCAAAAGAATTTATTATCTGCGAAATAATTCGAGAAAAATTAATTCGATTATTAAATCAAGAAATTCCATACTTAATAAAAGTCCAGATTGAAAGATATTGGATAAACAGTTGTGGCATACATTGTATTTATGCTATAATTTTATCACAAAATATTAGACAAAAAAAAATTATTATTGGTAAAAATGGAAATAAAATCAAAAAATGTTATTTATTAGCTAAACATGATATACAAAAATATCTAAATAAAAAAATTATACTTACCTTAAATATTAAAACAGTAAAAGCGTAA
- the rnc gene encoding ribonuclease III, with the protein MSYIVIKKLQKTIGYTFKTKEILQQALTHCSASSTHNERLEFLGDSILSFVISYALYKHFPTINEGDMSRMRAKLVQGNTLSKIACEFQLGQYVTLGPGEIKSGGSQRESILANTIEALIGGIFLDSDIQTIENLILGWYESRLKNIHPNNTKKDSKTRLQEYLQSKHLPLPEYIIAQVYGEAHNQLFTIECKILDIKNHVIGFGSSKRKAEKNAANAALIKLGIV; encoded by the coding sequence ATGAGTTATATCGTGATAAAAAAACTACAAAAAACAATAGGATATACTTTTAAAACGAAAGAAATTTTACAACAAGCTTTAACACATTGTAGCGCAAGTAGTACACATAACGAAAGATTAGAATTTTTAGGTGATTCAATTTTAAGTTTTGTAATTTCATATGCATTATATAAACACTTTCCTACTATTAATGAAGGTGATATGAGCAGAATGCGAGCAAAATTGGTACAAGGTAATACTTTATCAAAAATTGCATGTGAATTTCAGTTAGGACAGTATGTAACGTTGGGACCAGGGGAAATAAAAAGCGGGGGTTCACAACGAGAATCAATTTTAGCAAACACAATCGAAGCTTTAATTGGCGGTATTTTTCTAGACAGCGATATTCAAACTATAGAGAATTTAATATTAGGATGGTATGAATCAAGATTAAAAAATATTCATCCAAATAATACAAAAAAAGATTCAAAAACTAGATTACAAGAATATTTACAATCTAAACATTTACCTTTACCAGAATATATTATAGCACAAGTATATGGAGAAGCACATAATCAGCTCTTTACGATAGAATGTAAAATTTTAGACATTAAAAATCATGTCATTGGTTTTGGTTCTAGTAAAAGAAAAGCAGAAAAAAATGCTGCAAATGCAGCGTTAATAAAATTAGGAATTGTATGA
- the lepB gene encoding signal peptidase I translates to MDNIFLDILSISVFFTGLLWISEKFFNFKKNKNIFQSNIELQKKNYILNNNKTYKKSCKLKNIKSLFPILLLVFIIRCFFYEPFYIPSESMMPTLLPGDYIIVKKYFYGIKNPITNNILVKYHSPKRGDIIALKDPKNSRKNFVKRIIGLPGDKVVYDSINKILTIYSNYNTIKNNKKISFKQYVFEKYNTNSVVENKKMQETVSDVEKFNSNDNILNYNCMIYKEILDHYKYNILISHANKNTPKLYFHQDKQPTGTWIIPPKNYFVLGDNRDNSCDSRYWGFVPENKIIGKVDYIWMSLEKKVGKWPTGINLHRIGTIN, encoded by the coding sequence ATGGACAACATATTTTTAGATATTTTATCAATATCAGTATTTTTTACAGGATTATTATGGATTTCTGAAAAATTTTTTAATTTTAAAAAAAATAAAAATATATTTCAATCAAATATAGAATTACAAAAGAAAAATTACATATTAAATAATAATAAAACATACAAAAAAAGTTGTAAATTAAAAAATATAAAATCATTATTTCCAATTTTGCTTTTAGTATTTATTATTCGGTGTTTTTTTTATGAACCATTCTATATCCCTTCAGAATCTATGATGCCAACATTATTACCTGGAGATTATATTATAGTAAAAAAATATTTTTATGGCATAAAAAATCCGATTACCAATAATATTTTAGTGAAATATCATAGCCCAAAAAGAGGAGATATTATTGCATTAAAAGATCCTAAAAATTCACGTAAAAACTTTGTAAAAAGAATTATTGGTTTACCTGGTGATAAAGTAGTATATGATTCTATCAATAAAATACTTACTATTTATTCAAATTATAATACAATAAAGAATAACAAAAAAATATCCTTTAAACAATATGTCTTTGAAAAATACAATACCAATAGCGTTGTTGAAAATAAAAAAATGCAAGAAACTGTATCGGACGTTGAAAAATTTAACAGTAATGATAATATTTTAAATTATAATTGCATGATTTATAAAGAAATTCTTGATCATTATAAATATAACATACTAATATCACATGCAAATAAAAACACACCAAAATTGTATTTTCATCAAGATAAACAACCAACAGGAACTTGGATTATACCACCTAAAAATTATTTTGTTTTAGGAGATAATCGAGATAATAGCTGTGATAGTCGTTATTGGGGTTTTGTACCAGAAAATAAAATTATTGGTAAAGTAGATTATATTTGGATGAGTTTAGAAAAAAAAGTAGGAAAATGGCCTACTGGAATTAATTTACATCGTATTGGTACAATTAATTAA
- the lepA gene encoding translation elongation factor 4 translates to MQNIRNFAIIAHIDHGKSTLSDRFIQICGGLTKREMSNQVLDSMDLEKERGITIKAQSVAIKYTYQNNKKFYLNFIDTPGHVDFSYEVSRSLNACEGALLIIDACQGIEAQTLATCNMALNMNLNVIPILNKIDLPTANPNRVIQEIQEIIGLNPKNIVQCSAKTGKGVTNVLNKIITDIPHPSGSNKSILQALIIDSWFDNYLGVISLVRIKNGILSLGTKIQILSTKKNYLVHQIGIFTPKSKIKKKLTCGEIGWITCGVKDITAFYVGDTITTADQPTQNIIPGFKKIHPKIFAGLFPVETEQYDNFRIALGKLSLNDSSLFYEPENSDALGFGFKCGFLGILHMEIIQARLEREYHLNIISTTPTVMYEIKTINEKTIYLNNPNSLSKIKNIKECREPIAACNILTPEKYVGKIIMLCLQKRGIQKNIIYHAHQVSLQYEIPISEIIINFFDQLKSISNGYASLEYNFKYFKKTDIVCLKILINSEKIDALSLIFHRNNIYNKAREIVERIKSLLPRQQFNISVQAAIGNNIIARSTVKQLRKNVLSKCYGGDISRKKKLLKKQKIGKKKMKKIGNINIPKETFFSILSN, encoded by the coding sequence ATGCAAAACATAAGAAACTTTGCCATCATTGCACACATTGATCATGGAAAATCGACACTTTCAGATCGATTTATTCAAATATGCGGCGGTTTAACAAAAAGAGAAATGTCAAATCAAGTATTAGATTCTATGGATTTAGAAAAAGAACGTGGTATTACTATTAAGGCGCAAAGTGTAGCAATTAAATATACTTACCAAAATAACAAAAAATTTTATTTAAATTTTATTGATACACCAGGCCATGTAGATTTTTCATATGAAGTATCACGATCATTAAATGCATGCGAAGGAGCTTTATTAATTATTGATGCATGTCAAGGTATTGAAGCACAAACACTTGCTACTTGCAATATGGCATTAAATATGAATCTAAATGTCATTCCTATATTAAATAAAATAGATTTACCAACAGCAAATCCAAATAGAGTGATTCAGGAAATACAAGAAATTATTGGACTTAATCCAAAAAATATCGTACAATGTTCTGCAAAAACTGGAAAAGGAGTAACCAATGTCTTAAACAAAATTATTACAGATATTCCACATCCTTCAGGATCTAATAAATCTATATTACAAGCCTTAATTATTGATTCTTGGTTTGATAATTATTTAGGTGTAATCTCTTTAGTACGTATTAAAAATGGAATATTATCTTTAGGTACAAAAATTCAAATTTTGAGTACAAAAAAAAATTATTTAGTACATCAAATAGGTATATTTACACCAAAATCAAAAATAAAAAAAAAATTAACATGTGGTGAAATTGGATGGATTACATGTGGAGTTAAAGATATTACAGCATTTTATGTAGGTGATACTATTACTACAGCAGATCAACCAACACAAAATATTATTCCTGGATTTAAAAAAATACATCCTAAAATATTTGCCGGATTATTTCCAGTCGAAACTGAACAATATGATAACTTTAGAATTGCTCTTGGTAAATTAAGTTTAAATGATTCTTCACTATTTTATGAACCAGAAAACTCTGATGCTTTAGGTTTTGGATTTAAATGCGGATTTTTAGGTATATTACATATGGAAATAATACAAGCTAGATTAGAAAGAGAATATCATTTAAACATAATATCTACAACACCAACCGTTATGTATGAAATTAAGACTATAAATGAAAAAACTATTTATTTAAACAATCCAAATTCTTTATCTAAAATAAAGAATATCAAAGAATGTAGAGAACCAATTGCAGCATGTAATATTTTAACACCAGAAAAATATGTTGGTAAAATTATTATGTTATGTTTACAAAAAAGAGGTATACAAAAAAATATTATCTATCATGCACACCAAGTATCATTACAATATGAAATACCTATTTCAGAAATTATTATAAATTTTTTTGATCAGTTAAAATCTATTTCTAATGGATATGCATCTTTAGAATATAATTTTAAGTATTTTAAAAAAACTGATATAGTATGTTTAAAGATATTAATTAACTCTGAAAAAATAGATGCATTATCTTTAATATTTCATAGAAATAATATATATAACAAAGCAAGAGAAATTGTTGAACGCATTAAATCACTACTTCCAAGACAACAATTTAATATTTCAGTACAAGCTGCTATTGGTAATAATATCATTGCTAGATCTACTGTAAAACAATTACGAAAAAATGTATTATCAAAATGTTATGGAGGAGATATTAGTAGAAAAAAAAAATTATTAAAAAAACAAAAAATAGGTAAAAAAAAGATGAAAAAAATTGGTAATATTAATATACCAAAAGAAACATTTTTTTCTATACTATCTAACTAA
- the mnmA gene encoding tRNA 2-thiouridine(34) synthase MnmA: MKNKKVILAMSGGVDSSVSAHILLNLGYTVSGIFMKNWEEDDTINYCASSKDLNDAKQVCQKLGIYLHEVNFSAEYWDNVFENFLLSHQQGKTPNPDILCNKKIKFGVLFDFIIYQLQSDYIATGHYAQIKYFNKKPMLIRSVDINKDQSYFLYTLSSEKLKKILFPIGHLTKQEVRTIAKKIKLHNANKKDSTGICFIGPNKNFHFLSRFISSRKGNIVTEQGYIIGTHNGLINYTIGQRKKIGIGGKFDKKNTPWYVISKNLMKNSLIVAQGHNNIRLFSIGAIIFNVHWIHKLNILNGLVCTVKTRYRQKDISCQIFFINIFSIKIIFKKPESSITPGQSVVFYSQDICLGGGIITQAIPLY, translated from the coding sequence ATGAAAAATAAAAAAGTAATTCTTGCAATGTCTGGTGGTGTTGATTCATCAGTATCAGCACATATTTTATTAAATTTAGGATATACAGTATCAGGAATTTTTATGAAAAATTGGGAAGAAGATGATACTATTAATTATTGTGCTTCTTCTAAAGATTTAAATGATGCAAAACAAGTATGTCAAAAATTGGGTATTTATTTACATGAAGTTAACTTTTCAGCAGAATACTGGGATAATGTATTTGAAAATTTTTTATTATCACACCAACAAGGAAAAACACCTAATCCTGATATTTTATGTAATAAAAAAATAAAATTCGGTGTACTATTTGATTTTATAATTTATCAATTACAATCAGATTATATTGCTACTGGACATTATGCACAAATTAAATATTTTAATAAAAAACCTATGTTAATTCGAAGTGTAGATATTAATAAAGATCAAAGTTATTTTTTATATACACTAAGTTCGGAAAAATTAAAAAAAATATTATTTCCAATTGGTCATTTAACAAAACAAGAAGTTCGTACTATTGCAAAAAAAATAAAATTACATAATGCAAACAAAAAAGACTCTACTGGAATTTGTTTTATTGGTCCTAATAAAAATTTTCATTTTCTAAGTCGATTTATTAGTAGTCGAAAAGGCAATATTGTTACTGAACAAGGTTATATTATTGGCACACATAATGGTTTAATAAATTATACTATTGGACAAAGAAAAAAAATAGGAATTGGTGGTAAATTCGATAAAAAAAATACACCATGGTATGTTATTAGTAAAAATTTAATGAAAAATAGTTTAATAGTGGCTCAAGGACATAACAATATTAGATTATTTTCTATTGGTGCTATTATTTTTAATGTGCATTGGATACATAAATTAAATATTTTAAATGGTTTAGTTTGTACTGTTAAAACAAGGTATCGTCAAAAAGATATATCATGTCAGATATTTTTTATTAATATATTTTCAATAAAAATTATTTTTAAAAAACCAGAATCATCTATTACACCTGGACAATCAGTAGTATTTTATTCTCAAGATATTTGTTTAGGGGGCGGTATCATTACACAGGCAATTCCATTATATTAA
- the purB gene encoding adenylosuccinate lyase, which produces MNDFYLSAISPIDGRYHKSTLMLKNIFSEYGFLKFRVKIEIRWLQQLSFIPDITELPNFNDSINQVLNNIVNDFNYDDALEIKHIEKTTKHDIKAIEYFLKKKITCKVRDHDLIINFIHFACTSDDINNLAYACMIKKTIFEILIPYWKEILSVIKCLSYKFKNISMLSRTHGQPATPSTVGKIIINFYYRLKRQLIQLKNINILGKINGATGNYNAHIAAYKDIDWHKISQNFVTNLGLQWNPYTTQIEPHDYMSEIFSCIIRFNTILINFNQDIWGYITLNYFRQKVTDNEIGSSIMPHKINPINFENSEGNLGLSNAIMNYMILKLPISRWQRDLRDSTILRNVGVVFGYSFVAYDSLLLGLKKIEVNYENIQKDLYDKWQLLAEPIQTVMRRFGIPNSYEQLKHLTRRQVINKNNIHEYINTLEIPEFEKEKLKKIKPDNYIGCAISLVEELHK; this is translated from the coding sequence ATGAATGATTTTTATTTATCAGCAATATCACCAATTGATGGAAGATATCATAAAAGTACATTAATGTTAAAAAATATATTTAGTGAATACGGTTTTTTAAAGTTTAGAGTAAAAATTGAAATACGATGGTTACAACAATTATCGTTCATTCCAGATATTACTGAATTACCGAACTTTAATGATAGTATTAACCAAGTTTTAAATAATATAGTTAACGATTTTAATTATGATGATGCTTTAGAAATTAAACATATTGAAAAAACTACAAAACATGATATAAAAGCTATTGAATATTTTTTAAAAAAAAAAATTACTTGTAAAGTACGGGATCATGATTTAATAATTAATTTTATACATTTTGCTTGCACTTCAGATGACATTAATAATTTAGCATATGCGTGCATGATTAAAAAAACTATATTTGAAATTTTAATACCATATTGGAAAGAAATTTTATCTGTTATTAAATGTTTATCTTATAAATTTAAAAACATTAGTATGTTATCAAGAACACATGGACAGCCTGCAACACCTTCTACTGTAGGTAAAATAATAATTAATTTCTATTATAGACTTAAAAGACAACTTATACAATTAAAAAATATAAATATTTTAGGAAAAATAAATGGAGCAACAGGAAATTATAATGCACATATAGCCGCTTATAAAGATATTGATTGGCATAAAATTAGTCAAAATTTTGTTACTAATTTAGGTTTACAATGGAATCCATATACTACACAAATAGAACCGCATGATTATATGTCTGAAATATTTAGTTGTATTATACGATTTAATACTATTTTAATTAATTTTAATCAAGATATATGGGGGTATATTACATTAAATTATTTTCGTCAAAAAGTTACAGACAATGAGATTGGATCTTCTATTATGCCTCATAAAATTAATCCAATTAATTTTGAAAATTCTGAAGGAAATCTAGGATTATCAAATGCGATTATGAATTATATGATATTAAAATTACCAATATCAAGATGGCAGAGGGATTTACGTGATTCAACGATATTACGTAATGTTGGTGTAGTTTTTGGTTATTCTTTTGTTGCATATGATTCTTTATTATTAGGTTTAAAAAAAATAGAAGTGAATTATGAAAATATTCAGAAAGATTTATATGATAAATGGCAATTATTAGCTGAACCAATTCAAACTGTAATGCGTCGTTTTGGTATTCCAAATTCATATGAACAATTAAAACATCTAACAAGACGTCAGGTTATTAATAAAAATAATATTCATGAATATATTAATACGTTAGAAATTCCTGAATTTGAAAAAGAAAAATTAAAAAAAATCAAGCCTGATAATTACATTGGTTGTGCGATTTCATTAGTTGAAGAATTACATAAATAA
- a CDS encoding enoyl-ACP reductase, translating into MGFLKNKKFLITGILNKFSIAYGIAQAMNQQSASLAFTCLNKKNKKKIQAIAQHFNSNIVITCNFLNQYNIKKLFINLFKYWDNFDGFVHAIAYAPKRQFSDNYITSVNKSDFNKTNYMTSYSLVAMIQECHNRLNPSSAIVTLTYLGSKIAIPYYNVMGVAKASLESNVKYIANNVTKNRFRINAISAGPIQTISSYSIPNFKKILKHSKNFSPIKRLVTIDEIGNTAAFLCSNLSSGITGQVIYVDGGFSISMMNHLF; encoded by the coding sequence ATGGGATTTTTAAAAAATAAAAAATTTTTAATTACTGGTATTTTAAATAAATTTTCTATTGCATATGGAATCGCTCAAGCAATGAATCAACAAAGTGCATCTTTAGCATTTACTTGTTTAAATAAAAAAAATAAAAAAAAAATTCAAGCAATTGCTCAACATTTTAATTCCAATATTGTAATAACTTGTAATTTTTTAAATCAATATAATATAAAAAAATTATTTATAAATTTATTTAAATATTGGGACAATTTTGATGGTTTCGTACATGCTATTGCATATGCTCCAAAAAGACAATTTTCAGATAATTATATTACTTCTGTTAATAAAAGTGATTTTAACAAAACAAATTATATGACTTCATATAGTTTAGTTGCTATGATTCAAGAATGTCATAATAGATTAAATCCTAGTTCTGCAATAGTTACATTAACATACTTGGGATCAAAAATCGCAATACCATATTATAATGTTATGGGTGTTGCAAAAGCATCTTTAGAATCTAATGTAAAATACATAGCAAATAATGTTACTAAAAATAGATTTAGAATTAATGCAATTTCCGCTGGCCCAATACAAACAATTTCTTCATATAGTATTCCGAATTTTAAAAAAATATTAAAACATTCAAAAAATTTTTCTCCAATTAAGCGTTTAGTTACAATTGATGAAATTGGTAATACTGCTGCTTTTTTATGTTCGAATTTATCAAGTGGAATAACTGGGCAAGTAATTTATGTTGATGGTGGTTTTAGTATATCTATGATGAATCATTTGTTTTAA